A window of the Pseudomonas sp. B21_DOA genome harbors these coding sequences:
- the leuS gene encoding leucine--tRNA ligase — MHEQYQPREIEAAAQSFWDEQKSFEVSEQPGKETYYCLSMFPYPSGKLHMGHVRNYTIGDVISRYQRMQGKNVLQPMGWDAFGMPAENAAMKNNVAPAKWTYENIAYMKSQLRSLGLAVDWSREVTTCKPDYYRWEQWLFTRLFEKGVIYRKNGTVNWDPVDQTVLANEQVIDGRGWRSGALIEKREIPMYYFKITAYADELLESLDELTGWPEQVKTMQRNWIGKSRGMEVQFPYNVDSIGEAGTLKVFTTRPDTLMGATYVAVAAEHPLATLAAQNNPELQAFIAECKGGSVAEADVATQEKKGLPTGLFVEHPLTGEKLPVWVANYVLMHYGDGAVMAVPAHDERDFEFAHKYNLPVKSVVRTSSGDTNPAPWQDAYGEHGTLINSGEFDGLDFAGAFDAMEVALIKKQLGASRTQFRLRDWGISRQRYWGCPIPIIHCATCGDVPVPEDQLPVVLPEDVVPDGAGSPLARMPEFYECSCPKCGAPAKRETDTMDTFVESSWYYARYASPHFEGGLVEKTAADHWLPVDQYIGGIEHAILHLLYARFFHKLMRDEGLVSSNEPFKNLLTQGMVIAETYYRREANGAYTWFNPADVELERDSKAKVISAKLKSDGLPVEIGGTEKMAKSKNNGVDPQSMIDQFGADTCRLFMMFASPPDMSAEWSDSGVEGSHRFLKRVWRLAQAHVTQGLPGKLDIAALSDEQKTVRRAIHLAIKQASHDVGQNHKFNTAIAQVMTLMNVLEKAAQATEQDRALLHEGLEAVTLLLAPITPHISHELWKQLGHADAVIDAGWPAVDESALVQDNLTLVIQVNGKLRGQIEMPASATREEIEAAARINENVLRFVDGLTIRKVIVVPGKLVNIVAS, encoded by the coding sequence ATGCACGAACAATATCAGCCCCGTGAGATCGAAGCCGCCGCCCAGTCGTTCTGGGATGAGCAAAAGTCCTTTGAAGTCAGTGAACAACCAGGCAAGGAAACCTACTACTGCCTGTCGATGTTCCCTTACCCCAGCGGCAAGCTGCACATGGGCCACGTGCGCAACTACACCATCGGCGACGTGATCTCGCGCTACCAGCGCATGCAGGGCAAGAACGTTCTGCAGCCAATGGGCTGGGATGCGTTCGGCATGCCCGCGGAAAACGCCGCGATGAAAAACAACGTAGCGCCCGCCAAGTGGACCTACGAAAACATCGCCTACATGAAGTCGCAACTGCGCAGCCTCGGCCTCGCGGTGGACTGGTCCCGCGAAGTGACCACCTGCAAGCCGGACTACTACCGCTGGGAACAATGGCTGTTCACCCGCCTGTTCGAAAAAGGCGTCATCTACCGCAAGAACGGCACCGTGAACTGGGACCCGGTCGACCAGACCGTGCTGGCCAACGAGCAAGTCATTGATGGCCGTGGCTGGCGCTCCGGCGCGCTGATCGAAAAGCGCGAAATCCCGATGTACTACTTCAAGATCACCGCTTACGCGGATGAACTGCTGGAAAGCCTCGACGAACTGACTGGCTGGCCGGAACAGGTCAAGACCATGCAGCGCAACTGGATCGGCAAATCCCGTGGCATGGAAGTGCAGTTCCCGTACAACGTCGACTCGATCGGCGAAGCCGGCACCCTGAAAGTTTTCACCACTCGTCCGGACACCCTGATGGGCGCGACTTATGTCGCCGTCGCCGCCGAGCACCCGCTGGCCACCCTGGCCGCGCAGAACAACCCTGAGCTGCAAGCGTTCATCGCTGAATGCAAGGGCGGCAGCGTCGCTGAAGCCGATGTCGCCACCCAGGAAAAGAAAGGCCTGCCGACCGGCCTGTTCGTCGAGCACCCGCTGACCGGCGAAAAGCTCCCGGTGTGGGTCGCCAACTACGTGCTGATGCACTACGGCGACGGCGCGGTCATGGCGGTTCCGGCGCACGACGAGCGCGATTTCGAATTCGCTCACAAGTACAACCTGCCGGTGAAATCGGTGGTGCGCACCAGCTCCGGTGATACCAACCCGGCGCCATGGCAGGACGCCTATGGCGAGCACGGCACGCTGATCAACTCCGGTGAATTCGACGGCCTCGACTTCGCCGGCGCGTTCGACGCCATGGAAGTGGCCCTGATCAAGAAACAACTCGGCGCCTCGCGCACCCAGTTCCGCCTGCGCGACTGGGGCATCAGCCGCCAGCGCTACTGGGGCTGCCCGATCCCGATCATCCACTGCGCAACGTGCGGCGACGTGCCGGTGCCGGAAGATCAACTGCCTGTCGTCCTGCCGGAAGACGTGGTGCCGGACGGCGCCGGTTCGCCGCTGGCGCGCATGCCCGAGTTCTACGAGTGCAGCTGCCCGAAATGCGGCGCGCCGGCCAAGCGTGAAACCGACACCATGGACACCTTCGTCGAATCGTCGTGGTACTACGCGCGTTACGCCTCGCCGCACTTTGAAGGTGGCCTGGTCGAGAAAACCGCAGCCGATCACTGGCTGCCGGTGGATCAGTACATCGGTGGTATCGAACACGCCATCCTGCACCTGCTCTATGCGCGCTTCTTCCACAAACTGATGCGTGACGAAGGTCTGGTCAGCTCCAACGAGCCGTTCAAGAACCTGCTGACCCAGGGCATGGTGATCGCCGAGACTTACTATCGTCGCGAAGCCAATGGTGCCTACACCTGGTTCAACCCGGCCGACGTCGAACTCGAACGTGACAGCAAGGCCAAAGTCATCAGCGCCAAGCTGAAATCCGACGGCCTGCCGGTGGAAATCGGCGGTACCGAGAAGATGGCCAAGTCGAAGAACAACGGCGTCGACCCGCAGTCGATGATCGACCAGTTCGGCGCCGACACCTGCCGCCTGTTCATGATGTTCGCTTCGCCGCCTGACATGAGCGCGGAGTGGTCCGACTCCGGCGTTGAAGGTTCGCACCGTTTCCTCAAGCGCGTCTGGCGTCTGGCGCAGGCTCACGTCACCCAAGGCTTGCCGGGCAAACTGGATATCGCCGCTCTGAGCGACGAGCAGAAGACCGTGCGTCGTGCGATTCACCTGGCGATCAAGCAGGCCAGCCATGACGTCGGCCAGAACCACAAATTCAACACCGCCATCGCTCAGGTGATGACGCTGATGAACGTGCTGGAAAAAGCCGCGCAAGCCACCGAACAGGACCGCGCATTGCTGCACGAAGGTCTGGAAGCGGTGACCCTGCTGCTGGCGCCGATCACCCCGCACATCAGCCATGAACTGTGGAAGCAGTTGGGGCACGCCGATGCGGTGATCGATGCAGGCTGGCCGGCTGTGGACGAAAGTGCGCTGGTGCAGGACAACCTGACCCTGGTGATTCAGGTCAACGGCAAGCTGCGCGGGCAGATCGAAATGCCGGCCAGCGCCACTCGCGAAGAGATCGAAGCCGCCGCGCGCATCAACGAAAACGTGCTGCGTTTCGTCGACGGCCTGACCATTCGCAAAGTGATCGTGGTGCCGGGCAAACTGGTCAATATCGTCGCCAGCTAA
- the lnt gene encoding apolipoprotein N-acyltransferase, with translation MRWTTRPGWPGNLLAVAAGAITTFALAPFNIWPLALLAVGLFYAGLRELSPRQALGRGWCFGFGLFGAGTSWIYYSIHHFGGASVLLAGFLMLLFTAAIAWFFALPAWLWARWLRRNEAPLADALAFAALWVGQEAFRGWFLTGFPWLYSGYSQLDGPLAGLAPVGGMWLVSFVLALTAALIYNAPRLLQTRRKGFIAAGLVLLLGPWVAGIALKGHAWTSPSGAPLTVAAIQGNVAQSMKWDPAELNAQLALYRDLSFRSKPVDLLIWPETAVPVLKESAEGYLTMMGNFAAERKSALITGVPIRQTVHHERRFFNGITVVGEGDGTYLKQKLVPFGEYVPLQDVLRGLIAFFDLPMSDFARGPSDQALLQAKGYQIAPFICYEVVYPEFAAGLSARSDLLLTISNDTWFGTSIGPLQHLQMAQMRALEAGRWMIRATNNGVTGLINPFGQITEQIPQFEQGVLYGEVVPMHDLTPYLQWRSWPLIVLCLLLSGWALMASRMSKTL, from the coding sequence ATGCGCTGGACAACCCGCCCCGGCTGGCCCGGTAACCTGCTGGCCGTGGCGGCCGGTGCAATTACCACCTTCGCTCTGGCACCTTTCAACATCTGGCCGCTGGCGTTGCTCGCGGTCGGTTTGTTCTACGCCGGTTTGCGTGAGCTGAGCCCGCGTCAGGCGCTCGGCCGTGGCTGGTGCTTCGGCTTCGGCCTGTTCGGTGCCGGCACCAGTTGGATCTATTACAGCATTCATCATTTCGGTGGCGCTTCGGTGTTGCTCGCCGGGTTCCTGATGCTGCTGTTCACCGCGGCGATTGCCTGGTTCTTCGCCTTGCCCGCTTGGCTGTGGGCGCGCTGGTTGCGGCGTAACGAAGCACCGCTGGCGGATGCCTTGGCGTTTGCGGCTTTATGGGTCGGGCAGGAAGCGTTTCGCGGCTGGTTCCTTACCGGTTTCCCGTGGCTGTATTCCGGTTACAGCCAGCTCGACGGCCCGTTGGCCGGGCTCGCTCCGGTGGGCGGCATGTGGCTGGTGTCGTTTGTTCTGGCACTGACGGCGGCGCTGATCTACAACGCGCCGCGCTTGTTGCAGACGCGTCGCAAAGGCTTTATCGCGGCCGGTCTGGTACTTCTGCTGGGCCCTTGGGTGGCGGGTATCGCCCTCAAAGGCCACGCGTGGACCAGCCCGTCCGGCGCACCACTGACGGTCGCCGCAATTCAGGGCAACGTCGCGCAAAGCATGAAATGGGACCCGGCCGAGCTCAACGCGCAACTGGCGCTGTACCGTGATCTGAGCTTCCGCTCCAAACCGGTCGATCTGCTGATCTGGCCGGAAACCGCCGTGCCGGTGTTGAAGGAGTCCGCCGAGGGCTACCTGACCATGATGGGCAACTTCGCCGCCGAGCGTAAATCGGCGTTGATCACCGGTGTGCCGATTCGTCAGACCGTGCATCACGAGCGGCGCTTCTTCAACGGCATCACCGTGGTCGGCGAAGGCGACGGTACTTACCTGAAGCAGAAACTGGTGCCGTTCGGCGAATACGTGCCGTTGCAGGATGTGTTGCGCGGTTTGATCGCGTTCTTCGACCTGCCGATGTCGGACTTCGCGCGCGGCCCTTCCGATCAGGCACTGCTACAGGCCAAGGGTTACCAGATTGCACCGTTTATCTGCTACGAAGTGGTCTATCCGGAATTCGCCGCTGGCCTGTCGGCACGCAGCGATCTGCTGCTGACGATCAGCAACGACACCTGGTTCGGCACCTCGATCGGCCCGCTGCAACATTTGCAAATGGCCCAGATGCGCGCACTGGAAGCCGGACGCTGGATGATCCGCGCGACCAACAACGGCGTTACCGGCCTGATCAACCCGTTCGGGCAGATCACCGAGCAGATTCCGCAGTTCGAACAAGGCGTGCTGTACGGCGAAGTGGTGCCGATGCACGACCTGACGCCATATCTGCAGTGGCGCTCGTGGCCGCTGATCGTATTGTGCCTGCTGCTGTCTGGCTGGGCGCTGATGGCCAGCCGCATGTCGAAGACCCTCTGA
- a CDS encoding HlyC/CorC family transporter — MSEDRSSNGQKSWLGKLTQAFAHEPKNRQELLELLRDAHQNKLLDSEALAIVEGAIQVADLQVRDIMVPRSQMISIKATQTPREFLPAVVDSAHSRYPVIGESHDDVMGVLLAKDLLPLILKENGDSFNIKDLLRPATFVPESKRLNVLLREFRANHNHMAIVIDEYGGVAGLVTIEDVLEQIVGDIEDEHDVEEDSYIKPLPSGDFLIKALTPIENFNEFFDSEFSDDEFDTVGGLVMSAFGHLPKRNEITEIGAYRFRILNADSRRIHLLRLTPIAR, encoded by the coding sequence ATGAGCGAAGATCGATCGAGCAACGGGCAGAAGTCATGGCTGGGTAAACTGACCCAGGCTTTTGCCCACGAGCCGAAGAACCGTCAGGAGCTCCTCGAGCTGCTGCGTGATGCACACCAGAACAAACTGCTGGACAGCGAAGCGCTGGCCATCGTCGAAGGCGCCATCCAGGTGGCTGACCTGCAAGTCCGCGACATCATGGTGCCGCGCTCGCAGATGATCAGCATCAAGGCGACCCAGACACCCCGCGAATTCCTCCCTGCCGTGGTCGACTCGGCCCACTCGCGCTATCCGGTGATCGGCGAAAGCCATGACGACGTGATGGGCGTGCTGCTGGCCAAGGACCTGCTGCCGCTGATCCTCAAGGAGAACGGCGACAGCTTCAACATCAAGGACCTGCTGCGCCCGGCCACCTTCGTGCCGGAGTCCAAGCGTCTGAACGTGTTGCTGCGTGAGTTCCGCGCCAACCACAACCACATGGCCATCGTCATCGACGAATACGGCGGCGTGGCCGGTCTGGTGACCATCGAAGACGTCCTCGAACAGATCGTCGGCGATATCGAAGACGAGCACGACGTCGAAGAAGACAGCTACATCAAGCCGCTGCCCAGCGGTGATTTCCTGATCAAGGCACTGACGCCGATCGAGAACTTCAACGAGTTTTTCGACAGCGAATTTTCCGACGACGAATTCGACACTGTCGGCGGTCTGGTGATGAGCGCGTTCGGCCACTTGCCAAAACGCAACGAAATCACTGAAATCGGCGCCTATCGTTTCCGCATCCTGAATGCCGACAGCCGTCGGATTCATTTGCTGCGTCTGACCCCAATCGCCCGGTAA
- the holA gene encoding DNA polymerase III subunit delta, whose translation MKLAPAQLGKHLQGALAPVYIISGDDPLLCQEAADAIRTAARQQGFDERQVFAADANFDWGTLLQAGASMSLFAEKRLLELRLPSGKPGDKGAAALIEYCSRPAEDTVLLISLPKLDGSAQKTKWGKALVEGQQTQFVQIWPVDANQLPSWIRQRLSQTGLSASQDAVELIAARVEGNLLAAAQEIEKLKLMAEGGQITVETVQAAVADSARFDVFGLTDAVLNGEPAHALRMLEGLRGEGVEPPVILWALARELRLLANISLQYSQGTPLDKCFSQSKPPVWDKRKPLMSKALQRYSARRWAQLLLEAQRIDAQIKGQAAGSPWMSLSRLALLMAGQRLTLPAE comes from the coding sequence ATGAAGCTCGCTCCCGCACAACTAGGCAAACACCTGCAAGGTGCACTCGCGCCGGTCTACATCATCAGCGGCGATGACCCGTTGCTGTGTCAGGAAGCCGCCGACGCCATCCGCACCGCTGCCCGCCAGCAAGGTTTCGACGAACGTCAGGTCTTCGCCGCCGACGCCAATTTCGATTGGGGGACGTTGTTGCAGGCCGGCGCGAGCATGTCGCTCTTCGCCGAAAAACGCCTGCTGGAACTGCGCCTGCCGTCCGGTAAGCCTGGCGACAAGGGCGCCGCCGCGCTGATCGAATACTGCTCGCGCCCCGCTGAAGATACCGTGCTGCTGATCAGCTTGCCGAAGCTCGATGGCAGCGCGCAGAAAACCAAGTGGGGCAAGGCGCTGGTCGAAGGCCAACAAACCCAGTTCGTGCAGATCTGGCCGGTGGATGCCAATCAGCTGCCGAGCTGGATTCGTCAGCGCCTGTCACAGACAGGCCTGTCGGCCAGCCAGGACGCGGTCGAATTGATTGCCGCGCGTGTCGAAGGCAACCTGCTCGCCGCCGCGCAGGAAATCGAAAAGCTCAAACTGATGGCCGAAGGTGGGCAGATCACCGTCGAAACCGTGCAAGCCGCCGTCGCCGACAGTGCGCGGTTCGACGTGTTCGGCCTGACCGACGCGGTGCTCAACGGTGAACCGGCCCACGCCTTGCGCATGCTCGAGGGTTTGCGCGGTGAAGGCGTCGAGCCGCCCGTGATTCTCTGGGCACTGGCGCGGGAGTTGCGCCTGCTGGCCAATATCTCCCTGCAATACAGCCAGGGCACGCCACTGGACAAGTGTTTCAGCCAGTCGAAACCGCCGGTCTGGGACAAGCGCAAGCCGCTGATGAGCAAAGCCCTGCAACGCTACTCGGCGCGACGCTGGGCGCAATTGCTGCTCGAAGCGCAGCGTATCGACGCGCAGATCAAGGGCCAGGCGGCGGGTTCGCCGTGGATGAGCTTGAGTCGTCTGGCGTTGTTGATGGCAGGCCAGCGCCTGACACTTCCTGCCGAATAA
- a CDS encoding YdcF family protein translates to MPFRYFIKQLLLPPGILLLLLLAAWWLRRSRPRLAGVCFALGFGGLWLMSLPVVVQWGAKALEREPPLPRQEWATLAQRADAIVVLGSGRERGDLAWGEDQPTGVGLERQRYAARLAKASGLPILASGGLHYGTPPTEAKLMADSLRDDFDVSVRWQEGASRTTWENARMTADILLLQGIKRVVVVTQAWHMPRAVWSFEQAGFEVVAAPVGFLGTDNARPFGGWLPEFKSIWQSGQLLNEAVGQVGYSLFYR, encoded by the coding sequence ATGCCCTTTCGCTATTTCATCAAACAACTTTTACTGCCGCCCGGCATTCTTTTGCTGCTGTTGCTGGCCGCCTGGTGGCTGCGCCGCTCCCGGCCGCGCCTGGCGGGCGTGTGTTTTGCCCTCGGTTTTGGCGGCCTGTGGTTGATGAGCCTGCCGGTGGTGGTGCAGTGGGGCGCCAAGGCATTGGAGCGCGAGCCACCGCTGCCCCGTCAGGAGTGGGCAACCCTGGCGCAACGCGCCGATGCGATTGTGGTCTTGGGCTCGGGGCGTGAGCGCGGTGATCTGGCCTGGGGCGAAGATCAGCCGACCGGCGTCGGACTGGAGCGTCAGCGTTACGCCGCACGCCTGGCCAAGGCATCGGGCTTGCCGATCCTGGCCAGCGGCGGCCTGCATTACGGCACGCCCCCGACCGAGGCGAAGTTGATGGCGGATTCGTTGCGTGATGACTTCGACGTGAGCGTGCGCTGGCAAGAAGGCGCGAGCCGCACCACATGGGAAAACGCCAGGATGACAGCGGATATTCTTTTGCTGCAGGGGATCAAGCGGGTCGTCGTGGTGACGCAGGCGTGGCACATGCCGCGGGCGGTGTGGAGCTTTGAACAGGCGGGGTTTGAAGTGGTGGCGGCACCGGTGGGTTTCCTCGGTACCGATAACGCTCGCCCGTTTGGCGGCTGGTTGCCGGAATTCAAATCGATCTGGCAGAGCGGGCAGTTGCTCAATGAAGCGGTGGGGCAGGTGGGCTATTCGTTGTTTTACCGCTGA
- the lptE gene encoding LPS assembly lipoprotein LptE has protein sequence MIKRNLLVMGLAVLLSACGFQLRGTGTNELSIKEIDLSARNAYGETVTQLRQTLESSGVKVYSGAPYKLYLADEQESQRILSYAGAGRTGEYQVSTVLSYDIRGEKNLSLVSDKLEVQKVFIHDGNNLVGSDQEANDARHEIRRELVQRMMLRLSQLTPGQLQQLQQTANDRAKAEADALEAAQKAEAETPRQSPLEIPQQ, from the coding sequence ATGATCAAACGCAATCTGCTGGTGATGGGCCTCGCCGTTCTGCTGAGCGCCTGCGGTTTCCAGTTGCGTGGTACTGGCACCAACGAACTGTCGATCAAGGAAATCGACCTGAGCGCGCGTAACGCTTACGGCGAAACCGTGACACAGCTGCGTCAGACGCTGGAGTCCAGCGGCGTCAAGGTTTACAGCGGCGCGCCGTACAAGTTGTATCTGGCTGACGAGCAGGAAAGCCAGCGAATTCTCAGCTATGCCGGTGCCGGTCGCACAGGCGAGTATCAGGTCAGCACCGTGCTGAGCTATGACATCCGCGGCGAGAAAAACCTGTCGTTGGTCAGCGACAAGCTCGAAGTGCAGAAAGTCTTCATTCACGACGGCAACAACCTCGTCGGCTCCGATCAGGAAGCCAATGACGCCCGTCATGAAATCCGCCGCGAGCTGGTGCAGCGCATGATGCTGCGCCTGTCGCAGCTGACTCCGGGCCAGTTGCAGCAACTGCAGCAAACCGCTAATGACCGCGCCAAGGCTGAAGCCGATGCGCTGGAAGCGGCGCAGAAGGCCGAGGCGGAAACTCCGCGTCAGTCGCCGCTCGAAATCCCGCAGCAGTAA